In Trifolium pratense cultivar HEN17-A07 linkage group LG7, ARS_RC_1.1, whole genome shotgun sequence, a genomic segment contains:
- the LOC123896770 gene encoding probable BOI-related E3 ubiquitin-protein ligase 3, producing MTVETHRLNLFPSQLLPNNRDMNIHPTDTSFMNMYNYSSLLPLSGTTTTVSENLTPPYNPFISDNLLQKISAMKSDSILTCNNNNNNVVSFPRKRSRDSINNYPFVSYKNSGNFSFLGEDFSQNINNQNTYIDSIISQHTEKVRVELEEKRKRQTRLIMEAMMKRLKAKEEEIKKIEIMNMMLEERAKSLCMENQIWREIAQSKEATANALRNNLEQVLEQMTNGGGEDAPVAPEEDAESCCGSNDENFRWRTVADCAQDKDEGRVMMMNGGCSEKKRLCRNCGKGESCVLILPCRHLCLCTMCGAMVYTCPICKSFKNASYQVNLI from the exons atgactGTGGAGACTCACCGTCTCAACCTTTTTCCTTCTCAACTCCTACCCAACAACAG AGACATGAACATTCATCCCACCGACACAAGCTTCATGAACATGTACAATTACTCCTCACTACTTCCACTTTCCGGCACCACCACCACCGTGTCGGAGAATCTCACACCGCCGTACAATCCTTTCATAAGTGATAACCTTCTTCAGAAAATCTCTGCCATGAAATCCGACAGCATCCTCACttgcaacaacaataacaacaatgttGTCTCGTTCCCACGAAAACGTTCTAGAGACTCAATCAATAACTACCCTTTCGTTTCTTATAAGAATAGCGGAAATTTCTCCTTCCTCGGTGAAGATTTTTCTCAAAACATCAACAACCAAAACACCTACATCGACAGCATCATTTCTCAACAT ACGGAGAAAGTGAGAGTTGAATTGGAAGAAAAGAGAAAACGACAAACTCGGTTGataatggaagcaatgatgaaaaGATTAAAAgctaaagaagaagaaataaaaaagattgaaataaTGAACATGATGCTTGAAGAGAGAGCAAAATCACTATGCATGGAGAATCAAATATGGAGAGAAATAGCACAAAGCAAAGAAGCAACAGCCAATGCACTCCGGAACAATCTTGAACAAGTCCTTGAACAGATGACAAACGGTGGCGGCGAAGATGCCCCCGTCGCACCGGAAGAGGATGCTGAGTCATGCTGCGGAAGTAATGATGAAAATTTCAGGTGGCGCACTGTAGCAGATTGTGCGCAGGATAAGGATGAAGGTagagtgatgatgatgaatggTGGTTGCAGTGAAAAGAAGAGATTGTGCAGGAATTGTGGTAAAGGAGAATCGTGCGTACTGATTTTACCTTGCAGACATCTCTGTCTATGTACTATGTGTGGGGCTATGGTTTATACTTGTCCTATCTGTAAATCCTTCAAAAACGCTAGTTATCAGGTTAACTTAATTTAA